The stretch of DNA GTATTGTTTTATTTGCTCATGGGAGCGGGAGCAGCCGGCATAGCCCACGAAATAACTTTGTCGCAAAGAGTCTGAGAGAGGCAGGGCTGGGGACTTTACTGATGGATTTGCTTTCAGAAGAGGAAGATCAAACCTATGAAAAACGGTTTGACATTAATCTCCTCACCCGCCGCCTCGATTCGGCAACCCAATGGTTGAAACAGGACCTCCAAACAAACGCCCTTGCGGTGGGATATTTTGGTTCCAGCACAGGAGCAGCAGCTTCCCTAAAAGCCGCTGCCCAATTGGGTTCAATGATTAAAGCCGTGGTTTCAAGAGGGGGAAGACCGGATCTGGCAGAAGAATCCTTGGATCGTGTTCAAACACCAACCCTCCTCATTGTGGGAGGCAATGACTTTCCCGTCATTGAACTCAATCGTCAAGCGTATAACCAGCTTAAAGGGGAGAAATCTATTATCATTATCCCAGGGGCTACACACCTTTTCGAGGAACCCGGGGCGCTAGAGGAAGTGGCCCGAGAGGCGGCTAATTGGTTTAAACGATTTCTTAAGGCAAATAATAATTAAATTCAGAAATCGAACTAAACCAAAATGACCGGAGGGGGGGAGGAATGGTTTATTTCCTGCAACAAATGAAAAAAAGAGTTTTTAGCAATAGGGTAGACTTCTACTGTAAATCGTTACCGATTGAAGGGAGAGATATGGTTTTTTCTGAGGCGTTGGTGCGGAGAGGGAAAGAGAAATTGTGTAAGCCATTTATATTTTTACAAACGGTGGATAAGGGAGTTTGAGAGAGAACTTCGAGAGGGGGTGACAGAGCCAATATATAAAAATATAAATGTTTGACACTAACGAGTTAGCTAAGGGGCCGCCGTTTTTTGGCGGTCCCTCTTGTGCGTATTGTTATGTTTCATGGCCCATCATCATCTTCCAGCGTTTTTTCGGATTCCAGAATTTTACAGCACTGGCTTCGAACATATCGGGATGATATGGAAAATAGTTCTTCGCGTGCCCTCTTAACCATTCCACCATTTCATCGTGCTCGTCATCCTGAGGATCGGCTAGGATCTCCAACAATTGGTAATACCCAGAGATTCCGCCGCAATCCTCTGGAGGGCACGCACGTTTACCATCTATGCACCGAGGATATTTGGTGCCGCGTTCTTTCGGTTCGATAGCCATAAGCCTGACTTCATGTGACCAGCCGTCACCGAAG from Nitrospiria bacterium encodes:
- a CDS encoding dienelactone hydrolase family protein; the protein is MGLQGVETLVKIKADRVALEGALELPSGTEGIVLFAHGSGSSRHSPRNNFVAKSLREAGLGTLLMDLLSEEEDQTYEKRFDINLLTRRLDSATQWLKQDLQTNALAVGYFGSSTGAAASLKAAAQLGSMIKAVVSRGGRPDLAEESLDRVQTPTLLIVGGNDFPVIELNRQAYNQLKGEKSIIIIPGATHLFEEPGALEEVAREAANWFKRFLKANNN
- a CDS encoding plasmid pRiA4b ORF-3 family protein, encoding MNKPKARIYRFKVSLLGIEPEIWRLIEVSETYTFWDLHVAIQDAMGWLDYHLHEFVPESLRASNTGRIGIPESSMDDEYIAGWTVPITEYFASAGDLARYDYDFGDGWSHEVRLMAIEPKERGTKYPRCIDGKRACPPEDCGGISGYYQLLEILADPQDDEHDEMVEWLRGHAKNYFPYHPDMFEASAVKFWNPKKRWKMMMGHET